The Acinonyx jubatus isolate Ajub_Pintada_27869175 chromosome E3, VMU_Ajub_asm_v1.0, whole genome shotgun sequence genome has a window encoding:
- the FAM234A gene encoding protein FAM234A yields MMGSKDLEAEIHPLKNEDKRLQENLGSQTTKEDNLKGLPRQPGLSGCRTVAFFLSLFVCLFVVFVVSFIIPCPDRPASQGTWRVYYNAAVTYDFLATEDINRDRIQDVLFLYKNTNSSNNSNLSCADEGFSSPCTFVAAVSGANGSVLWERPAAQDGALVQCAVPQPEGGRTSSACILVGRPSSFVAVDVFTGETLWSHPSSFGGNASILSSLLQLPDVDADGAPDLLVLTQEEKEVSGYIYSGSTGHQIGHRGSLGVGGTSGSLLHVTRMGAHYILFPCASSLCGRSVKGLHETVTGRGSPLKRDPLWEGMLNATTHGLLWRSPGAIRYLMTVPGKVGEDLLLVSSEACVLLDGQELAPRWIFSAARVLRRPILGYYKPDTLAVVIENGTSIDRQILLLDLSTGAVLWNQALPGLPGDPQSASLPTADHRSAFFFWGLHELMGTNQTVQEPGDTQHSLYMFHPTVPGVLLELANISANIVAFQAVLFEPSRHAAYVLLTGPTRQDAPGVVSVAKHKVRELVPSSRVVRLAEGGPDSDQAVRDRFSRLRYRSEA; encoded by the exons ATGATGGGCAGCAAGGACTTAGAAGCTGAAATCCATCCCTTGAAGAACGAAGACAAGAGGTTGCAGGAGAATCTGGGAAGCCAAACGACAAAGGAGGACAACCTGAAAGGCTTGCCTCGGCAGCCCGGCCTCTCCGGCTGCCGGACAGTGGcgttttttctttcactgtttgtCTGCCTTTTTGTGGTGTTCGTGGTCTCGTTCATCATCCCCTGTCCGGACCGGCCCGCGTCCCAGGGGACATGGAGGGTCTACTACAACGCAGCAG tcacCTATGACTTTCTGGCtacagaagacataaacaggGACAGGATCCAAGACGTTCTCTTTCtgtataaaaataccaacagcagcAACAATTCCAACCTGTCCTGCGCTGACGAAG GCTTTTCTTCCCCCTGCACCTTTGTGGCCGCTGTGTCAGGGGCCAATGGCAGCGTGCTCTGGGAGAGGCCCGCAGCCCAGGACGGCGCCCTTGTGCAGTGTGCTGTCCCACAGCCAGAGGGCGGCAGGACATCGTCTGCCTGCATCCTCGTGGGCAGACCCAGTTCCTTCGTCGCTGTGGACGTGTTCACAG GGGAGACCCTGTGGAGCCACCCCAGTAGCTTTGGAGGGAACGCTTCCATCCTGAGCTCTTTACTCCAACTGCCCGACGTCGATGCTGACGGGGCTCCAGACCTGCTGGTTCTCacccaggaggagaaggag GTTAGCGGCTACATCTATTCAGGCAGCACTGGTCACCAGATTGGCCACCGAGGCAGCCTTGGTGTGGGTGGGACCAGTGGCTCCCTCCTCCATGTCACCAGGATGGGTGCTCACTACATCCTTTTCCCTTGTG CAAGCTCCCTCTGTGGTCGCTCCGTGAAGGGTCTCCATGAGACGGTGACCGGGAGAGGGAGCCCACTGAAGAGAGACCCGCTCTGGGAGGGCATGCTCAACGCCACCACCCACGGGCTGCTTTGGCGCAG CCCTGGAGCCATCCGCTACCTGATGACTGTTCCAGGGAAAGTGGGTGAGGACCTCCTCCTCGTGAGTTCAGAAGCCTGTGTGCTGTTGGACGGGCAGGAGCTGGCACCCAGGTGGATCTTCAGCGCAGCCCGGGTCCTGAG AAGACCCATCCTTGGCTACTACAAACCTGACACCTTGGCTGTGGTCATTGAAAACGGAACCAGCATTGACAGACAG ATCCTGCTCCTGGACCTCAGCACAGGGGCCGTCCTGTGGAACCAGGCCCTCCCGGGCCTCCCTGGGGACCCGCAGTCCGCCAGCCTGCCAACCGCAGACCACCGCTCAGCCTTCTTCTTCTGGGGTCTCCACGAGCTGATGGGCACCAACCAGACAGTACAG GAGCCCGGAGACACCCAGCACAGCCTGTACATGTTCCACCCCACTGTGCCTGGCGTCCTGCTGGAGCTGGCCAACATCTCCGCCAACATCGTTGCCTTCCAAG CGGTCCTGTTTGAGCCAAGCCGCCACGCTGCCTACGTCCTCCTGACGGGCCCCACTCGCCAAGACGCTCCTGGCGTGGTCTCTGTAGCCAAGCACAAGGTGCGGGAGCTCGTCCCGAGCAGTAGGGTGGTTCGCCTGGCCGAGGGCGGGCCTGACAGTGACCAGGCGGTCCGGGACCGGTTCTCCCGCCTGCGGTACCGCAGCGAGGCCTAG